The Syngnathus typhle isolate RoL2023-S1 ecotype Sweden linkage group LG3, RoL_Styp_1.0, whole genome shotgun sequence genome window below encodes:
- the lsm6 gene encoding U6 snRNA-associated Sm-like protein LSm6, producing the protein MSLRKQTPSDFLKQIIGRPVVVKLNSGVDYRGVLACLDGYMNIAIEQTEEYVNGQLKNKYGDAFLRGNNVLYISTQKRKV; encoded by the exons ATGAGTCTCAGAAAACAGACACCCAGTGACTTCCTGAAGCAAATCATCGGCAGACCGGTGGTGGTCAAGTTGAACTCGGGCGTCGATTACCGAG GTGTCCTCGCCTGCCTGGATGGTTACATGAACATCGCCATTGAGCAGACGGAGGAGTATGTCAACGGGCAGCTCAAGAACAAGTACGGTGATGCCTTTCTAAGAGGAAACAATG TTCTTTATATCAGCACACAGAAGAGGAAAGTCTAg